The Stappia sp. genome window below encodes:
- a CDS encoding gamma-glutamylcyclotransferase yields MQDIWVFGYGSLMWRPGFDHEDAVPAVLHGAHRSLCIYSWVHRGTRSRPGLVLGLDRGGACRGVAFRVAARNRAEVIDYLRAREQATLVYLESERRVRLADGRDTPVRALTYVVDRSHEQYAGVLPLERQVEIVRGAVGQSGPNPDYVLNTLAHLRELKIRDAALEALCARLAEPQGGAASAVPGLAASGPERSA; encoded by the coding sequence ATGCAGGATATCTGGGTTTTCGGCTACGGCTCGCTGATGTGGCGACCGGGTTTCGACCATGAGGACGCGGTGCCGGCGGTGTTGCACGGCGCGCACCGCTCGCTTTGCATCTATTCCTGGGTCCATCGCGGCACCCGGAGCCGGCCCGGTCTGGTGCTCGGTCTCGACCGGGGCGGCGCCTGCCGGGGCGTCGCCTTTCGCGTCGCCGCGCGCAACAGGGCCGAGGTCATCGACTACCTGCGCGCCCGCGAACAGGCGACGCTGGTCTATCTGGAGAGCGAGCGCCGCGTGCGGCTCGCAGACGGCCGCGACACGCCGGTGCGCGCGCTGACCTATGTGGTCGACCGGTCTCACGAACAATATGCCGGGGTCCTGCCGCTCGAGCGGCAGGTGGAGATCGTGCGCGGCGCGGTCGGCCAGTCGGGCCCCAATCCGGATTACGTCCTCAATACGCTGGCGCATCTGCGCGAATTGAAGATCCGCGATGCGGCGCTCGAGGCATTGTGTGCCCGGCTTGCGGAGCCGCAGGGGGGCGCGGCATCGGCTGTGCCCGGTCTCGCCGCATCGGGGCCGGAGCGCTCAGCCTGA
- a CDS encoding DUF2125 domain-containing protein translates to MTAPEANTSPDTPRPPSRRGYWLLGTLVVLIVAGWTAYWAIARGMAGDLLHNAVAVANAEGGALVCGDEALGGYPFQIRLDCAPLEARDAEGRALALGALRAIAMAYNPRHLILEAQAPARLTLPDALPGGTLALDWTNARASARVGDTALARADIALEGPSASLATGRVEAAHMSVNLRRTPEARENADLALRLDEARVPGLTAPLRLFATATVADGAALFGGGGDMRATLSAPDAIRVTQLRVDSETVSLSAEGTLWLDGQGRLSGELPLTVTGVDALPALLAPFFPAGSNVPTALQGAIAGFGTPTTLDGAPAVTVPLTFRAGTARVGLIPIAALAPLY, encoded by the coding sequence ATGACCGCTCCCGAAGCCAACACATCGCCCGACACGCCGCGTCCGCCGTCGCGCCGGGGCTACTGGCTGCTCGGCACGCTCGTCGTGCTGATCGTTGCGGGCTGGACCGCCTATTGGGCGATCGCGCGCGGCATGGCCGGCGATCTGCTGCACAATGCGGTGGCGGTGGCGAATGCGGAGGGCGGCGCGCTGGTGTGCGGTGACGAGGCGCTCGGCGGCTATCCCTTCCAGATCCGCCTCGACTGCGCGCCGCTGGAGGCCCGCGACGCCGAGGGGCGCGCGCTCGCGCTCGGGGCCCTGCGGGCCATCGCCATGGCCTACAACCCCCGCCATCTGATCCTGGAGGCGCAAGCCCCCGCCCGCCTGACCCTGCCCGATGCGCTGCCCGGCGGCACGCTCGCCCTCGACTGGACGAATGCCCGGGCAAGCGCCCGCGTCGGCGACACCGCGCTGGCGCGGGCCGACATCGCGCTCGAAGGCCCCTCGGCCAGCCTTGCGACCGGCCGCGTCGAGGCGGCACACATGAGCGTCAATCTGCGCCGCACGCCGGAAGCGCGCGAAAATGCCGATCTCGCGCTGCGGCTGGATGAGGCCCGTGTGCCCGGCCTGACCGCGCCCTTGCGGCTTTTCGCGACCGCGACCGTGGCCGACGGCGCGGCGCTCTTCGGCGGCGGCGGAGACATGCGCGCAACGCTGTCGGCCCCCGACGCGATCCGCGTCACGCAGTTGCGGGTCGACAGCGAGACCGTGTCCCTGTCGGCGGAAGGCACGCTCTGGCTGGATGGCCAGGGGCGGCTCAGCGGCGAGCTGCCGCTGACGGTCACCGGTGTCGATGCCCTGCCCGCGCTGCTGGCGCCGTTCTTTCCGGCCGGATCGAACGTCCCGACCGCGCTGCAAGGCGCCATCGCCGGCTTCGGCACGCCAACGACGCTCGACGGCGCGCCGGCCGTGACGGTTCCGCTGACCTTCAGGGCCGGCACGGCGCGCGTCGGGCTGATCCCGATCGCCGCCCTCGCGCCGCTCTACTGA
- a CDS encoding lysophospholipid acyltransferase family protein yields MILLRSLTFQVLFYLSTAALMILSLPVFLLPPRMGWPVVPLWARVNVVLLRAVVGLRVEVRGLENIPDGGFIVAAKHHSAWETFALLPLFEFPTYVLKRELRYIPLFGWYTAKFRQIPVDRGKRSVALAALTQNAEIAIREARQILIFPEGTRRGAGEEPRYKFGASHLYRSLGCPMLPIALNSGLYWPRRGWRIYPGTVLVEILPPIQPGLEIETVHRTLTDSIETATDRLIEEAARAPRPSPVLARVAARWRARGHRPDSAVFDRTDV; encoded by the coding sequence ATGATCCTTCTCCGCTCCCTGACGTTCCAGGTCCTGTTCTATCTGTCGACCGCGGCCCTGATGATCCTCTCCTTGCCGGTGTTCCTGCTGCCGCCGCGCATGGGCTGGCCGGTGGTGCCCCTGTGGGCGCGGGTCAACGTGGTCCTGCTGCGCGCGGTGGTCGGACTGCGGGTCGAGGTCCGGGGACTGGAGAACATCCCCGACGGCGGCTTCATCGTCGCCGCCAAGCACCATTCGGCCTGGGAGACCTTCGCGCTGCTGCCGCTCTTCGAGTTTCCCACCTACGTCCTGAAGCGCGAGCTGCGCTACATCCCGCTGTTCGGCTGGTACACCGCGAAGTTTCGCCAGATCCCGGTCGATCGCGGCAAGCGCTCCGTCGCGCTCGCCGCGCTAACCCAGAACGCGGAGATCGCGATCCGCGAGGCGCGCCAGATCCTGATCTTTCCCGAAGGCACCCGACGCGGCGCCGGCGAGGAGCCGCGCTACAAGTTCGGCGCCTCCCATCTCTATCGTTCGCTCGGCTGCCCGATGCTGCCCATCGCGCTCAACTCGGGCCTGTACTGGCCGCGGCGCGGCTGGCGGATCTATCCCGGCACCGTGCTGGTCGAGATCCTGCCACCGATCCAGCCGGGCCTGGAGATCGAGACTGTCCACCGCACGCTCACCGACAGCATCGAAACCGCGACCGACCGCCTCATCGAGGAAGCGGCGAGGGCCCCGCGCCCCTCACCGGTTCTCGCCCGCGTGGCGGCGCGCTGGCGCGCCCGCGGTCACCGGCCCGACAGCGCGGTCTTCGACAGGACCGATGTGTGA